The Bombus pascuorum chromosome 11, iyBomPasc1.1, whole genome shotgun sequence genome includes the window GGAAACGTTCACGACTGTTTGAGTAAAAGATACTGAATATTtaagtgaaattttttttagagaaaCTTGATTAGTTTGttgtttgttaaaaaaaaaattgagaattaaTTAGTGAAAGATgagattgtaaaatattaaaacgatgACAAAAGTAGTTTCTTTATaagattagaaatatttacacgAGTGAGAATGAAGTGCTCTGTTGTTGATACCGTAGGAAGGAAAAAACTCCGCTGAGGAAATCGTCAAACGGTCTTTAGCAATCTTTTGCCGACGACACGTATTGATTTAGCGTCATCTGTTCATCATGTTACGTCGTAAGGACGCCAACGTATCAGGGCCGCATACGAGAGCCCGGATAGTCAAGTGAAATATCGCATTATGTCATTTCTTGTTTCCTCCTTCTTACACACCTTCCGGTTTCCTTCTCGTGGAATGAATTACATTAAGAATTCGTCCGCctaaatttttcttgtttcggCTGATTTATTGCAACAAAATGTCCAATATCATACTgatcaattttttacaaagttGTACATATCCAACACCGTGTTATTCATTCAACATAcgtactttaattaaaatttttataatattcatattttgtatatttttaaacaatttattctaCGCATAAGTGACCTTcgtcaaaatttattaaacaaaccACAGCGCAATTAATTTCCTGCTCTAATTGCAGAAATTTTATCACCGTATGCTATTGTGAACGCTCCTTAAAGCTCGTCAGGAAGAAGGGTTACGAGTTACGAGGGAGGCAAGTGTCAGTCATCCGTTCGTCACGGAGGCACAACTAGCTTGCTCGCACCAGGGTACTAGCAGATGTTTGAGGGATTTATGGCTTGCCCGCCACGTTGACGTCAACGTCGACGTATCGATCCTTGTGCACTTTGAACCCTAAGCTTTTCACAGTTCGTAGTCTTCTCCTCTCCTTCTCGAGGTGTAACTTTACGCGATAGAATGTCGATATGTCGAACTGCTCGTCACGAGACGTTACGTGACGTCACGAAAGCTCGCAGTTACTAGGGTAGCAAAGAGGGGCAGTAGATGAATTTATGGCTTTCTTGCCGACGAAGGGCAGCACCTATTATTCGCGTAGACTTCGATGTGTTCGTTCGAAGAATAAGAGCATTTCCTCCGGAAGAAATCGCGTATTGGATATTCGTACGATCGAAAGGTTCTGGAGATATGTCAACGGGTGCCAGTTGTCCATCAAAAGATCGTCAATGACGTCATTCTGAGAAGAGCTTATCAGGATTACAGCCCGAGGGTAGATTTACGACCGAAAGCAACAAGTTGTTGCCTCGGGTCGTGTTTCATTTGGGATGCCCGTAAGGAGTGTGCTCTCTGTTTTTGTTAATCCTGTAATTTCATGTAAACTCCTTGTTGCTTAAAGTAGGGTAGATTTACAGGGGcgtacaaaattataatatatttacacatttaaaaatgaaattttatttgaaatatcaattctatcgcatattttttaatttctatttttcattggTGTTGTTTAAATTCTAGGAATTTAAATATGGAACAGAGTGTTGGTTCATTAACAAACAAATGCGTTGTATGAAAAAAGTCTTAGTTTGACAAAAGTGGAGGGAAATTGGATTCTCTTTGCGTGTAAGAGGACTCGTTCCCGCGGGACCTGTTGCTTGCCAGCGGTCGTAAATTCAAGCCGAGGATGTTGTCCTGATGAAAACCGTGTGTTTGACGTCTTTATGACATGAAACTGACGTGAAATCGATACCAAGACACGCAAGCGTGTTTGTCGAAGCTAGGCCGAACCATTCCGTCTCaagatttcttttcttcttatcgTTGTACCACGTAATGTTATGTACTTTCCCACtccaaaaaaattatttgtttaatcttTGCTaatcaagatatttatttgaaaaaattatatataagatgTGCGTTCTTTGCACTACTGTCTCGCATGGGTTTTATCCACCTGTCTGATaaacgcaataatatattctCGCACGGAATTACGGAAAAATGACATGTGTGCAATGTGTATTGGTAAAGGAAACAGGCCTCGAGCAATTTATCGATTTCACATCAAATTGTCGAGACATGACGACTATGACGTGTCACCGTAACAGGATAGTATCGAGGGTAGTAATAGTTTCCGATTCACCAATACATATTATTGCGACTCGATATTTTTTTGACGCATAGTATCGAGTACGAAGGAAGAGAGCAGTAAGACACGCAACGTCTGAAAAATATCAGGTCAGCATCACGTTACTGTGTTTACTCGAGCACGAAAGAAAGCAGCGAAGAATCGTAAGGAGCAAGTCGGTTCAGATCTGCAAGGCGTTCTATCGATTTTCTGTCATCTTCTTGCGTTTACGACATCTCATTGTGTTTCGATGCTACCAGGAATGTATACCATGTCACGCTTGTTTACTCCATATGCCCGCGTTGATCCAGAGGTGGATGCTGGAAGCTGTAGCCTCCGGCCTGTTGCCTGGATATTGTGGAAAAGCAACTGGTTCGCTCGATCCGCTTGACATGCGTAGCTGAGTCACGTACACCAGTATCACTCCCtgtcatataattatttctgtaaAGAACGagtttcttctatatttttcaagacagaaatattactttcatttcttccaaggaaattatttaataagttaGTTAGTTCTTTAGCGACTTTGATAATAATCTAGGccacagaaaattatatatcttgtcttaaataaattaggtcaattttttaaatgttggaTGCAAACtgtttattagaaattttttccTGCTTGATTGTAATTTCATTCATGATTGTTCTAAATAATGCTTATTCTCCTAATCGTATAATTGATAgctgtcgtttttgtttgaaagTTAGGAATCAATAAAGAATTACTTGAAGAATATATTAGTTGCTGTTGATCGGCTGTCGAATACTCGTCAATCGAAAATTCAAGCAGACGACCAGTTTTGTATTAGGCGAGCAGATTTTGGGGTAAGCGTGTAATAGTATCCCCTCTATTGCAAAACCACGTGACATATCGTCCTTACAGGATCAGGATAGTAGTCCTTTGAACGGTTAGTCCGTGTCTCTTTatctaaaaatgtttcaaaataactAGTggtttttataacaaatatgtaACAAATCACAAATAGATGTATAGTTACAAAcagtatgtatttatattctaatatttactACAAAACAAGAGTTAGAAAATAAGTTCATTATcgttattcataattttttgcAATGGCCTGTTTCAGCCTGGTACGTAGAGTTTCACAAATTATATAGTTCCATATAAAAGACACAACTGGAGAACTACTTGAAGCTTAGTATGTTTTCTTAGTAACTCTGTAACTTTCATATTCATAGATGCTGCATATATTATCCATTGGTACAACCACGCGTAACCGTAACATATCCTATAGAATGATATATTAATCGTTGAGTTGTACTTGGCTGAGAAACCCTTGATAAATCACTTACCTATTTAAACATCCATCGCTGGCATTCCTACTTCTATCTTCTTTCAAGATACCTTTTATCcaatatataaatcattttgaCAATTTGATGCTTTGAAAATATCTATATGTACATGATTAAATATGTAAGTGATATACGCATATAGGAAGAGCGCCAGTCGTTGCCGTACGTCGACCGCAGCGCTTCCGCTCATGGCTCGCGTATCGATACAATTTATAAAGTCGCTCGCCAGAGTGCGTGGCATGTCAATACGTTCAATATATCGAAACGTTAACCGGGAGAGGAACTTGACAATAAACGATACATGCTTGACATCAATGTTAAACTCCTGTTGGTTGCTAGCCTCCTGGCAATTTGAGATGCAGCGTGTCTTTCGAATGGCGACGGGATTGCTTCTACGCCGCGAGTCACGACGACTGCAAGACAATGATGGCGCTGATCGAGAAACACCAGAGTTGAAGAGTAGAAAAAAAAGCGAGCAACGGAAGACGGAGGCGGTCTTTTCTGATCCTTCGACCGACTGACAAAAAATGCCATGCCCCCTTGGCGCGCCTCTTGGCATAATGGGGCGCTATAAACGAGTGCTGGTGCACGCAGCCTCTGTTATTATTTCGCGGCAATCTCGTCCGCAGCGATGAACAGGGAGGAGGAGAATAAAACAAGAGAAACGACAGCTGCCATTCATTCGAACCGATAATAGCCCACCTGACAATGAAAATCAATGGCCGACATGGAGTGCGCATGTCGTTCGACCGCGGAACTTTCGAAGCAACGCTTTATCCCGAGGGAAGccagatttatttttctgctATCCTGATGCTACTGTGGTACTTGGCATTCTTTTCATTGCTCGCTCACTAGCTCTCCTTTTTGTCACGAATTTTTTGGGATATTTAGGTCTTACGTGAATGATTGGTGGTTGGGTTCGATGGATTAAGGAATTGCATAATAATTAACCTTTTAATGCCTCGTGTAACACACgtacacaaatatatattttatatcaagaGATTtataaccaaaataaatattatatttattacaggtTCTCATTTTTGTTACGCTTATTAACACAAGGGAAATGATATGTTTTTAGGTGTGAGTTATGAAGATGCTTTGCGGGATGGTGTACTGCTTTGTAAACTTATGAACAAACTGCAGCCGGGACTCATCACCAAAATTAATACGTCTGGTGGTGATTATAAGATGATGGACAATCTTAATCAGTATGTATCGCAAAAAATGCTTTTATATCGCATGAATACATAATTAGTGTGTAAGTTGTAAATAACAACATTATCTGTGGATTGCGTGTAAACTGTATTATTTCATTGactaaatattattgtatcatttattgcatatacaataataatatttagtaaacaCATCCCATATTATGATATCCGTGTATAAAACAAGAATGGAACAAAACGTAAATGCTTGTAGAGAAGGCAAACTCGCTAATTTTTGTTACCTACTATCAAGCTTTCTTTCATCTCATGCTTTCCTGTTATTCAGTCAAGTTTACGCAATCGACAGTGTTTTACTACGGAACGATTCTCGACTCGAATCTATCGAAGTCGAAGAGTCACGGAGTCGTTGAGATCGAGAGATCAAACGATACGCGATTATTGACTTGGAATCGCTAGCGCAATTGCCGCGAAATTTCGATTGTGTCACTGTTCCTCGTGTTACCTGAAAGCCTGATAAATAAGTATCAAGAAAGTCCCAAGTCGGAATCGTCGCAatcatttcataaaaataaaccgAAGAACCTTGTCTTTTACCTATACTCGACATCTTACACAAAATTTTCGACAACATAACAATATATAGTTTATACTGATGATAAACGCGATTAATCAAATACATTCTGATAAGAATACTTTGCGTTTATCATGTgtacttatatgtatatgttatatttcttagataatagaacaaattacaaaaactgaaaattattatcattggAAATTATTGTTTGAGCTGAACAAGATTATGTCCAAACAAAATGTCATTAGAGAGACGAAACGTATAAGGAAGATATTTAGTAAGAGGCTTTCTGCAAAGTACAGTAACCATGTATGACATTTGCGGCGTCTGACAATCTGACCACGATATCGCGTGCGCATGTCGACAATTGGCGCGTTTTCAATGTTTAAGAGCGCTTTCCTCAGTAGTGGGGTGAACGATGCGCAGCGCGGCCACTCCGCATTACTCCCTTTTTATGCGGAATACATAAGTAACGTAGAGgttaagaatatttatcgtGTGCGCTTCTTTCGTTCTTACATTCCTAATACCCAGAGAGTTCATTAATACTGGCCTGCCTCACGTTTCTTGCGTTACGTGGCACGTTGCATCACAGCCAACGAAATGGCGGCTTTTGAGCATATGTTTATTGTTTGCTATAGGGCTAAATTCATGCTtgtaatttatgatatttaatcgaataaaaatatggtTATTTTGTTTTGCATTATTAACTTCAGCATTCTAATTGTTTGACTGTAAATTTCATGGAAAACTGTTACCTATTATTGCTTGATGTAGCACGGTTATTTACGGATTAAAGAGATTTCAATGATCATCGTGCATGTCTAGACCAATTATTCAAAAGTCGATCAAGCTATCCTGCTGTCCTGTTAATCAAAGACACGAGACGTGTTAATTCCTAGGTATTCTGAgaaaatatacacatacatacttTATTCAAGCaatgtaattataatgtaTTGTTATTTCAGATTCCAGAAGGCTTGCGTGAAATACGGAGTACCTGATGTAGATTTGTTCCAAGCAGTTGATCttatggaaagaaaaaatatcgcgCAAGTGACCAACACCATCTTTGCCATTGGCCGCACTGTAATAATTTTGATCAAATACGCCTATTTTCCATTATcgttaaatgtatataattgcaagaaaaataataaaacgatataaatttgcaGACATATAGACATCCAGAATGGCGCGGACCATGGCTAGGTCCAAGACCGGCAGAAGAGAATAAGCGGAATTTCACGGAAGAGCAACTAAGAGCTGGCGAAGGTTATATTGGTCTTCAAGCTGGTACCAATAAGGGCGCGACTCAAGCTGGTCAAAACTTTGGAGCAACAAGAAAGATTCTCCtcggaaaataatatttctacatagtatttcgtaatactCTTAAGATTTCTTTAGAAATagttcgaaattaattttaaacagaATATTCATCGATGTCTTAGAACAGATGTCGAATCATAATTAATCGTATTAACAAAGAATTACGTTGGACTCCTTAATTTGTTGTGTACTGTAATCGATTATAGCGCATAAAAGGTGGAGATCAATTATTTGATACGAATAATTGTCGTTAATAAGATTCATggatgtaatataaaataacaacaatttttcattgtaacaggctaattcaataaattcatCTGATTGTGTTAATACCCTGAAGCTACATATCCGACATTTTTTTTCACTGTTTTGCACGAATTTGTGTACGCGAGTAAGTACTTGCATACATTGGTACAAGATATCGATATAGATATGTCCGAGAACGAATACATTTTTAAGATCGACACGTAAAGTCACATACAGTGTACTTGTACTTACTGGCGTACGTATGCAGGTAGAGAGGCACATACATGACGATGAGCCTCGTACGTGACAGCGACGATAAGTGGAAGTGACGTGTATGTACACGCATTACACGCATTCTTCGAGCGGTTTCTACACCGCGAGGCTCCCCAATGATCAGGCAAGTATCTCGAGTTAGGATATCTATGGACCATTACATATCTTTCGTTGTTTCATTCACACACGGCTCCACGTTGGTTATCGAAGAAAACTTGCTGATAGAAAACTTGAATATCAATAcacataaacattttatatatctatactGTTCAATCGGTACTACATAAAATTAgatactataaaatttatacatttatatgtacTTGTATATATAGCTTATAATAGGTATGCTCATACACATTaggttattattattaaatgttataggATAGTTCATTTTCTTAATCtataatcataaatatatatatttatacgccataattataataatactgaTTAAGAACAGTTGTTACTCCTTCTGTATTTCTATTTCTGAGAATTCCTGTataataaagaagaattaatatggaacgaagagagaaaatCTCAGCGTTTCTTGATCGCAAGAAATGACGTATTTGTCTTGTCGGTCGATCGCGATCGTGGGGCAGGCCAGTTCTTGGGGTCCCCCCgtgataaaataacataagTTACGAAGAAGTATAATAATACTGTCGCG containing:
- the LOC132912245 gene encoding muscle-specific protein 20-like encodes the protein MPGRPLWQVAGKREPSQEAEAQQWIEQVVGERFPSGVSYEDALRDGVLLCKLMNKLQPGLITKINTSGGDYKMMDNLNQFQKACVKYGVPDVDLFQAVDLMERKNIAQVTNTIFAIGRTTYRHPEWRGPWLGPRPAEENKRNFTEEQLRAGEGYIGLQAGTNKGATQAGQNFGATRKILLGK